Genomic window (Candidatus Curtissbacteria bacterium):
GACATTCCGTTTTGAACTTGGTTAAATTTTTCTTGACTGAAACCTGCTGTGTAGGTTGTGCACTTTTTATAAAGTGCAAGGCGTTCAGGGTTATTTACTATAAATATTCTTAGGAGAATCAAAAGGATTGGTATCAATAAGACTGCAATCATAGATGCAAGGAAAACTTTAAAAAAATTTATTGTCATCTTACCCTTTCCAAGAAATAATCAAACAGAAACTCTGTGTCGGTTGGTCCTGGTGCTGCTTCGGGGTGGAATTGTACAGAGAAAAATGGAAGTTTTTCGTGGATTATCCCCTCGTTGGTATTGTCGTTCGCGTTATAAAACCAGCGCTTGAATCCCTTTGGTAGTTTTTTTTCATTGACTGCGAATCCGTGGTTCTGAGTTGTAATAAAACAACGTTTTGTCCCCTCTTGGATTGTCGGTTGGTTCTGTGACCTGTGACCAAATTTAAGTTTGTATGTATCCCCGCCTGCCGCAAGAGCGAGTAGTTGGTTGCCTAGGCAAATACCAAAAGTTGGCAGCTTTTTATCAAGCGCTTTTTTTATTATTGCTATTGATTCTTTTGCCATTTTGGGATCTCCGGGACCATTTGAAATAACAAGTCCATCAAGAGCAAGATTTTCGGCGAATGGGTCAAAATCCCAAGGCATCTCGTAGACCGTAGCTCCTCTTTTGGTTAGACTCCGTCTAATATTTTCTTTAGCGCCGCAGTTCAAAAGCCCGATTTTTACTTTAGATTTTCCGCCTTCAGATTCCCAAGCTTTTAATTTTTTGACTGAAACTTGTGCTACTAAATTTTCCAGATTTGGGTCGTATATTTCTACATCGCCCCCCGCGACGATTTTCCCCAGCATTACTCCCGTTTGGCGCAGCTTTTGAGTTAATTTTCTGGTATCTATTTCGGCAATTGCCGGTATTCCCTCTTCTTTAAGCCAGGTGTCTAGAGTTTTGGTTGATTGCCAGTGGCTTGGCGTCTCTGTTAAGTCGCTGATTACCAAACCTGAAACTTGGATGTTTGGAGACTCGAGATTATTTCTCGGGGGTACCCCCCAATTGCCTATTAGTGGATATGTAAAAGTGAGAATTTGGCCCTTGTATGAAGGGTCGGTGAGACTGAGGTCGTATCCAACCATTCCCGTTGCAAATACTACTTCCCCCGCCTTAGAGTTTTTCGCTCCAAAATGTCTTCCTTCGAAAACTGTTCCGTCTTCCAGGACTAACTTGGCATAACTAGCCATCAGCCTTTTTTATTTTTTGTTTAAAAAAAAGAGCCCCTGGGGCTCTTGATATTAAATTTCAAATTCCAGCAATCTCATTTCCTAGTTTTTCATTCTAGCCCTTTTTTGGCTTTGGGGCAACAGCCACTTTTGGCTTTGTGGCAGTCTGTTTAGCCCTATTTTGGACAGGTTGCGCTTTTTGGTCTATGTTTGTGTCTTTAATTTCTATTGCTTCCTCTTTTTTCTTTTGGATAACAGTTGCTGCTGCTACTTGGTCTCCTTGACTCAATCGCATAACGATGACTCCTTGCGTATCGCGAGTTAACCTGGGTATGGATCGAAGCGTTGTTCGCATTACTTGGCCTTTTTGGGAAGTAAGAATTAATCCCTCATCTTCTTTGGTTAAGATTTTAGCGGTTACGATGTCACCTGTTTTTTCGGCAAGATTAGCTGCTTTTACGCCGACTCCCCCACGTAGCTGTTTTGGCCAGTTGGAAACAACTGTCTTTTTGCCGATTCCCTTTTGGGTAATTACCAATAGGTCTGCCTTTTCGTCCGCCATGTCGATGACGTCCATACCAATAAGCTCGTCGCCGTCTTTAATCTTGATGCCTCTTACTCCCATTGTGTCACGCGCCATTGGTCTTACATCTTTCTCGTCAAACTTAATTGACATGCCTCTTTTGGAAACCAAGAAGACGAGGTCGTTGCCTGTGGTTAATTTTGCCCACCTTAGCTGGTCACCATCTGTTAGTTTGATCGCGATTATTCCGGATCTTCGAATCGCCTCATACGCGCTGATTGCGGTTTTCTTGATCACTCCTTTTTTTGTTGCCATCAAAACGAAACCAGTTTTCACCTGTTGTTTTTTGATTGGCAAAATGGAGAGTATCTTTTCGTCTTGACCAAGTTCTAGCAGATTAACAATGGCAACGCCTTTTGAGATCCTGGACGATTCGGGAAGTTCGTAGACTTTTAATTGGAACACGCGGCCTTTGTTTGTGAAGAAAAGGAGATTATCGTGAGTGTTGCTTGCGAACAAGTTGGCGACGATATCTTCTTGTTTGGTTGTGATTCCAGAAATGCCTTTTCCTCCGCGCCTTTGAGTTCTAAAGGAACCGATGTCCTGACGCTTTACGTAACCTCCGACTGTGATTGTGACGATTGTCGGCTCATTAGGTATCAAGTCTTCTTCGCTGAACTCTCCGATTTTTTGCTTGAAGACGCGGGTTCTGCGGTTGTCGCCGAAGCGCTCCTTAACTTTTATGAGTTCGCTTTTAGCTACTTTAAGAATTTTTTCGGGGTGAGCAAGGAGGTCTTCCAAATAAGCGATTTCTTCCATTGTCATCTTTAGCTCGTCCTCAATTTTTTGCCTTTCGAGCGCCGCCAGTCGTTTAAGCTGCATATCCAAGATCGCGAGTGATTGCAGTTCGCTAAGCTTGAACTTTTGCATTAAGTTTGTCTTTGCGTCCTGCTGGTCTTTAGATTTTCTGATTGTTTCGATTACCGCGTCGATGTTGTCGACCGCGATTTTCAAACCCTCGAGGATGTGTGCTCGCGCTTTGGCTTCATCAAGTTCAAACTGACTTCTTCTGGTGATGACTGATTGTCTGTGTTTTACAAACTCCTCCAGAATCATCTTGAGCGTTAATGTCTGAGGGATGCCGTTGACGAGAGCGACCATATTTACCGGGAAGGATTGCTGGAGTGCTGTGTGTTTATAAAGGTTGTTGAGGACCGATTGAGGTCTAGCGTCGCGCTTAAGCTCGATTACAATCCTCATACCCTTTCGGTCGGATTCGTCGCGAAGGTCAGAAATACCCTCCATCTTTTTATCTTTTACGAGTTCGGCGATTCTTGTAACTAAGGTTGCTTTGTTGACTTGGTAAGGAATTTCGTGGACGACAATTTGGAATTTACCGCCTTTTGTTTCTTCAACTTCGGCCTTTGCGCGCATCATGATCTTGCCCCGGCCGGTCGCGTAAGCTGCTGTTATTTCCGTGATGTCGTAAATTTGTGCGCCCGTTGGAAAATCGGGACCTTTGACAAATTGCATTAAGTCTTCGACAGACGCGTCCGGATTGTCGATAAGGTGCATGACGGCGTCGACGATTTCGTTTAGATTATGCGGTGGAATGTTTGTCGCCATTCCGACCGCGATACCGGATGTGCCGTTAGCTAAAAGATTCGGGAGTGTTGCTGGAAGGAAAACGGGTTCTTTTAAGGTGCCGTCAAAGTTATCTACAAAATCGACGGTTCCTTTTTCCAAGTCGTAAAGAAGAGTTTCTGCAATAGCCGCAAGCCTTGCTTCTGTATATCTCATTGCAGCTGGAGAATCTCCGTCGACTGAGCCGAAGTTACCTTGACCGTCGATTAATGGGTAACGCATGGCAAAATCCTGTGCCATGCGAACCATTGCTTCGTAAACCGGTGCGTCGCCGTGGGGATGGTATTTACCTAAAACTTCACCGACTACTTTTGCGCTTTTGCTGTAGTGGGCGCTGTGAGTTAAGCCCAACTTTTGCATCGCGTAAATAATTCTTCGGTGAACTGGCTTTAAGCCGTCTTTGACATCCGGCAGCGCCCGCGCGACAATAACGGACATTGCATAGTCCAAATAGGACTTCTGCATCTCGTCTATAATTTCAACTTGCCTAATTTTTCCTATGTCACCCATTGGCGATTCTCCTTTGAAGTTTAAAGTTTAAAGTGCAAAGATCAAAGTTGTGGAAGTTCTGCATTGCAGAACTTTTTATTTTGAGCTTACATGAGCTTTTTTGAATTGTTTTTAAATTTTGATACGTCATTTTGATATTTGATCTTAATCTTTGATTTTGGGTTAATTAAGTTTTTTTAAAAGAAGGCCGCTTACTGACAGTAAAATGAGCCCTAATGCAATTTGAACAAATGGATGAGAAAGCACAGCGATATTGCTCATAGCGTTTTCCACTCCCAAGGCAAAAAGGACTAGACCAATTGTTCCTGCAACCCCTGCCAGTAATTGGCTGTTTCTAAGTCGATAAACTGGTTTTTTGGCAAGCTCGAAAGATTGTGTTCCTGCCGGAATTTTAGCAAGAAGATCATTTAGTCTTTTTGCAGTCTCTTCTGTTACTGGTTTTTGCGTGTTTTGATTATCCATTGATGACTTGTCCGGCTGAATGCTTATCTGATATGAAACGCAATCTTTCTAGTGTTTGTCCACTCAATGGTTGTGGTTTTCCGCCATATTTTGCTTCAAAGTCTAGCCTGAACTTGACACCTATTTGATCATCCGTAGGTTCATTTTTAAGTAGCGGTATTGGTTCTGTGATTTCATCAGTCTTTACGCCAGTAAAACTCCAACTTGGCATTTCAAAAGCACGGCCTTCATTGGATAAAAATATTTCCTGGGAGTCAATATAATAGCTTCTCTGTTTGTAGGGTTTGTATTGCCACAATGCGATTGTTGGGCTGTAAGGGTTTTTAACTCCTAAATGTATCATAATCCAACGTTCGCCTGATCTGCTTATTATTCCTGCTGCTCTGAATGCCTGATTATATTCTCCGAGTGTTTCATTTGCAGAAAAAGAATAGACCTCTACGTTTTCCGACGTCATAAGCGATGCCTCTTCCATTGAATAGTCAATGTAAAAACGCAAGCCCCGATCGACATATTTTAAACTTTCAAAGTGCGGGCTCCCACTATCTTCCAGAAGTTCTTCAAAATGCTTGAATTGTTCCTTAATTACTCCTGTTTCTACTTCGTTTTGTACTACTTCGGGATTTTTGACCATCGTTAAATATCTAAAGTGGCGTTTTTGGCGTGGGTTTGGATGAACTTCTTTCTTGGCGGAACTTCGTTGCCCATGAGCATTGAGAAAACTTGATCTGCCTCTGTAGCGTCGTCGATCGTGATTTTCTTCATGATTCTGGTTTGTGGATTCATTGTTGTCTCCCACAATTGTTCTGGGTTCATTTCCCCAAGACCCTTGTATCTTTGAATGCCAATTGGCTTTCCATTGCCCTTGAGTTTTAGAAGACTGTCTTTTTCTTCGTCGCTAAAAACGTAATTGATGTCCCTGCCAAAAGTTACCTTATATAAAGGAGGCATCGCGACGTACAAATATCCCCTTTCGATTATTTGCGGCATATATCTAAAGAAAAATGTTAAAAGAAGCGTCATGATATGTTCGCCGTCGACGTCGGCGTCGGTCATGATAACGACCCGGTGATATCTTATTTTATCAATGTTTATTGTGTCGCCTATTCCGGTTCCAAGCGCAATAATCAAAGTTTTGATTTCTTCAAATTCCAAGATTTTGTCGAGCCTCGCGCGTTCTGTATTTAGAATTTTTCCGCGAAGAGGCAGAATTGCCTGAAATTTACGATCTCTTCCCTGCTTCGCGCTGCCACCCGCGCTATCTCCCTCAACTAAATAGAGTTCTGATTGGGCTGGATCCTTTTCCTGACAATCGGTGAGTTTTCCGGGAAGCGTCATTCCCTCGAGCGCGCCCTTTCGAAGGACGGCTTCCTTAGCAGCTCGAGCAGCCATTCTGGCTTTTGCTGCCAAGAGAACTTTTTCCATCAGGCGCCTTGCTTCCTGTGGATTTTCCTCAAGATAAGTATCTATTGCTTCTTTGACTACTTGATTTACGGCAGGTTGAACTTCTGCGTTACCGAGTTTTCCTTTAGTTTGACCCTCGAACTGCAGGCTTTCGGAGTTCATTTTGATGGCAATTACAGCTGTTAGCCCTTCGCGCATGTCGTCACCCGTTAGGTTGTCGTCTTTTTCCTTGAGGTAGCCGCTCTTTCTGGCGTAATCGTTAATTGCACGAGTCAGGGCCATTCTGAAACCTGTTAAGTGTGTTCCCCCTTCTTGTGTGTTGATTACGTTTGCAAACGATTCGACGGTTTCGTTATAGCCGTCGTTGTACTGGATTGCGGCTTCTATTAAAATGCCGTTGTTTTCGCGGCTAACAAAAATTGGTTTTTCGTTAACTGGAGCTTTATTTTTATTAAGGTGGCGGACCAAAGACTGTACTCCCCCGTCAAAGTAGTAGTGGATCTCCTGGCCAGACCTTTGATCATATATATGAAAGAAAAGACCTGCGACGAGGTAGGCCCGCTCCTTTATTTTTTTGGCGATAACCCTAAAGTCAGTTTTGATGGTCGAGAAAATTGATTTGTCTGGAAGGAATATAGAAGCAGTGCCGGTTTTGGGAGGCTTGATGATACTTGGAACCAAACTTTCTTTTACTTCCTCGACCTTGGTTGTCGGCTTTCCTCTTTTATATTCTTGGGCGTATAATTTGCCGTCACGTCTGATTTCGACCCTCATCCAATCGGAAAGAGCGTTGACTGCGGATGCACCAACGCCGTGCAATCCTCCCGAGACCTTGTAGGCGCCTTGGCCGAATTTTCCACCCGCGTGCAGGATCGTCATCGTCACTTCCAGAGTGGACTTTTTCATCTTGGGGTGGATTTCGACTGGAATTCCACGGCCATCGTCTACGACGGTTACTTTTTCGTCTTGGGCAATTACTACGTAAACGTTTTTAGCGTAGCCCGCGATTGCTTCGTCGACGGAGTTGTCGACGATTTCTTTAACGAGCTCGTGAAGCCCGTGTATATCGGTTGATCCAATATACATACCCGGCCTTTTCCTGACCGGCTCGAGTCCTTCCAGGACTTGAATATCTTTAGCGCTATATGAGTTATCTTGGGTATCTGGCATGTTAATAGTTATAAGTTATAAGTTAAGTGATGAGTCATGAGTCGGGATCAAAAATAGTCCTCGGACCAGTTTAAGTAAGCTTTAACCCTTCTGTCAATTTTACCAAAATTTTAGCTTCAC
Coding sequences:
- the gyrB gene encoding DNA topoisomerase (ATP-hydrolyzing) subunit B, producing the protein MPDTQDNSYSAKDIQVLEGLEPVRKRPGMYIGSTDIHGLHELVKEIVDNSVDEAIAGYAKNVYVVIAQDEKVTVVDDGRGIPVEIHPKMKKSTLEVTMTILHAGGKFGQGAYKVSGGLHGVGASAVNALSDWMRVEIRRDGKLYAQEYKRGKPTTKVEEVKESLVPSIIKPPKTGTASIFLPDKSIFSTIKTDFRVIAKKIKERAYLVAGLFFHIYDQRSGQEIHYYFDGGVQSLVRHLNKNKAPVNEKPIFVSRENNGILIEAAIQYNDGYNETVESFANVINTQEGGTHLTGFRMALTRAINDYARKSGYLKEKDDNLTGDDMREGLTAVIAIKMNSESLQFEGQTKGKLGNAEVQPAVNQVVKEAIDTYLEENPQEARRLMEKVLLAAKARMAARAAKEAVLRKGALEGMTLPGKLTDCQEKDPAQSELYLVEGDSAGGSAKQGRDRKFQAILPLRGKILNTERARLDKILEFEEIKTLIIALGTGIGDTINIDKIRYHRVVIMTDADVDGEHIMTLLLTFFFRYMPQIIERGYLYVAMPPLYKVTFGRDINYVFSDEEKDSLLKLKGNGKPIGIQRYKGLGEMNPEQLWETTMNPQTRIMKKITIDDATEADQVFSMLMGNEVPPRKKFIQTHAKNATLDI
- the carA gene encoding glutamine-hydrolyzing carbamoyl-phosphate synthase small subunit, giving the protein MASYAKLVLEDGTVFEGRHFGAKNSKAGEVVFATGMVGYDLSLTDPSYKGQILTFTYPLIGNWGVPPRNNLESPNIQVSGLVISDLTETPSHWQSTKTLDTWLKEEGIPAIAEIDTRKLTQKLRQTGVMLGKIVAGGDVEIYDPNLENLVAQVSVKKLKAWESEGGKSKVKIGLLNCGAKENIRRSLTKRGATVYEMPWDFDPFAENLALDGLVISNGPGDPKMAKESIAIIKKALDKKLPTFGICLGNQLLALAAGGDTYKLKFGHRSQNQPTIQEGTKRCFITTQNHGFAVNEKKLPKGFKRWFYNANDNTNEGIIHEKLPFFSVQFHPEAAPGPTDTEFLFDYFLERVR
- a CDS encoding outer membrane protein assembly factor BamE is translated as MIAVLLIPILLILLRIFIVNNPERLALYKKCTTYTAGFSQEKFNQVQNGMSVSEVYSILGEPLSADVWYLSYTRACKWDDFLGYEQR
- the gyrA gene encoding DNA gyrase subunit A; the encoded protein is MGDIGKIRQVEIIDEMQKSYLDYAMSVIVARALPDVKDGLKPVHRRIIYAMQKLGLTHSAHYSKSAKVVGEVLGKYHPHGDAPVYEAMVRMAQDFAMRYPLIDGQGNFGSVDGDSPAAMRYTEARLAAIAETLLYDLEKGTVDFVDNFDGTLKEPVFLPATLPNLLANGTSGIAVGMATNIPPHNLNEIVDAVMHLIDNPDASVEDLMQFVKGPDFPTGAQIYDITEITAAYATGRGKIMMRAKAEVEETKGGKFQIVVHEIPYQVNKATLVTRIAELVKDKKMEGISDLRDESDRKGMRIVIELKRDARPQSVLNNLYKHTALQQSFPVNMVALVNGIPQTLTLKMILEEFVKHRQSVITRRSQFELDEAKARAHILEGLKIAVDNIDAVIETIRKSKDQQDAKTNLMQKFKLSELQSLAILDMQLKRLAALERQKIEDELKMTMEEIAYLEDLLAHPEKILKVAKSELIKVKERFGDNRRTRVFKQKIGEFSEEDLIPNEPTIVTITVGGYVKRQDIGSFRTQRRGGKGISGITTKQEDIVANLFASNTHDNLLFFTNKGRVFQLKVYELPESSRISKGVAIVNLLELGQDEKILSILPIKKQQVKTGFVLMATKKGVIKKTAISAYEAIRRSGIIAIKLTDGDQLRWAKLTTGNDLVFLVSKRGMSIKFDEKDVRPMARDTMGVRGIKIKDGDELIGMDVIDMADEKADLLVITQKGIGKKTVVSNWPKQLRGGVGVKAANLAEKTGDIVTAKILTKEDEGLILTSQKGQVMRTTLRSIPRLTRDTQGVIVMRLSQGDQVAAATVIQKKKEEAIEIKDTNIDQKAQPVQNRAKQTATKPKVAVAPKPKKG